In a single window of the Arthrobacter zhangbolii genome:
- a CDS encoding sulfite exporter TauE/SafE family protein, translating to MVSGLEEVTLATIALVLVAGLAAGWVDAVVGGGGLIQLPALLLVPGISPVQALATNKMGSVFGTTTSAVTFYRRAHPDLRTALPMAGVALAGSMGGAVVAASLPSSVFKPIIVAALVAVAIFTATKPTVGELTKLRHSGRRHYATAAGIGLVIGFYDGMIGPGTGSFLIIAMVALLGYNFLAASAKAKIVNMATNIGALAFFLPHGSVLWGLGLVLGLANMVGGYIGARMAVTQGSRFIRVVFLMVVGALIIKLGHDVWVENFGG from the coding sequence GTGGTTTCCGGTCTCGAGGAAGTCACGCTTGCCACCATCGCGCTAGTGCTGGTGGCAGGCCTGGCCGCCGGCTGGGTTGATGCCGTAGTAGGCGGGGGAGGGCTGATCCAGCTCCCGGCCCTGCTGCTGGTACCGGGCATCAGTCCGGTCCAGGCGCTGGCGACAAACAAAATGGGGTCAGTGTTCGGCACCACCACCAGTGCGGTGACGTTCTACCGGCGCGCCCATCCGGACCTGCGGACAGCACTGCCCATGGCCGGCGTTGCCCTCGCCGGAAGCATGGGCGGCGCCGTGGTGGCGGCGTCGCTGCCGTCATCGGTCTTCAAGCCGATCATTGTGGCGGCTTTGGTGGCCGTAGCCATCTTCACCGCGACCAAGCCCACCGTGGGCGAACTGACGAAGCTCCGGCATTCCGGCCGCCGCCACTATGCGACGGCTGCCGGGATCGGGCTGGTGATTGGCTTTTACGACGGCATGATCGGGCCGGGCACCGGCTCCTTCCTGATCATTGCCATGGTTGCCCTGCTGGGCTACAACTTCCTCGCAGCCAGCGCCAAGGCCAAGATCGTCAACATGGCCACCAACATCGGAGCGCTGGCATTTTTCCTGCCGCACGGCTCCGTGCTGTGGGGCTTGGGACTGGTGCTTGGCCTGGCCAACATGGTGGGCGGCTACATTGGCGCCCGCATGGCAGTGACGCAGGGCAGCAGGTTCATCCGCGTGGTTTTCCTGATGGTGGTGGGCGCGCTGATCATCAAGCTCGGCCACGACGTGTGGGTGGAGAACTTCGGCGGGTGA
- a CDS encoding aminoglycoside phosphotransferase family protein, with protein sequence MAPAVVVPDALRRRYLGSRAGRTWLQELPDRVEAGLAAFRLVPDPAAGGQAWHGHGALVLPVLSTAGSPAVLKLPFPHPEAATEAAALQLWNGRGAVRLLDQDAAGTCLVLERLNPERTLLDVDLPEAVRIWGSLVRVLSLPETESPQWAAIPSLAERAEQLSDELPADWDALDRPFERWLLEAALEVCQTRGAVGRRSAADVLVHADLHYANVLARPGAGGDYAAIDPQAVFGEPEYAVAPMLWNRLQDLDPEAPEDALLARLEGLCAAAGLDRSAAVDWSILREVANALEYVRLGLRADAARSVWVASALSGRRHPGLPAVRDLPAP encoded by the coding sequence ATGGCACCGGCCGTCGTCGTACCTGATGCCCTGCGCCGGCGTTATCTCGGAAGCAGGGCCGGGCGCACGTGGCTTCAGGAGCTGCCGGACCGCGTAGAGGCGGGGCTGGCCGCCTTCCGGCTGGTGCCGGATCCAGCCGCCGGCGGGCAGGCGTGGCACGGGCACGGCGCCCTGGTGCTTCCCGTACTCTCCACGGCCGGCAGTCCGGCTGTCCTCAAACTCCCGTTTCCGCATCCGGAGGCGGCGACGGAGGCTGCTGCCCTGCAGCTGTGGAACGGCCGCGGCGCCGTCCGGCTGTTGGACCAGGACGCTGCGGGGACCTGCCTGGTGCTCGAACGCCTGAACCCGGAGCGGACGCTGCTGGATGTGGATCTGCCTGAGGCGGTGCGCATTTGGGGTTCGCTGGTGCGGGTGCTGAGCCTGCCGGAAACCGAGTCGCCGCAGTGGGCCGCCATTCCGTCACTGGCTGAACGGGCCGAGCAGCTGTCCGATGAACTGCCGGCCGACTGGGACGCCCTGGACCGGCCCTTTGAGCGCTGGCTGCTGGAGGCCGCCCTTGAGGTGTGCCAGACCCGCGGTGCCGTGGGCAGGCGCTCCGCCGCGGATGTGCTGGTGCATGCGGACCTGCACTACGCCAATGTGCTGGCCAGGCCGGGTGCCGGCGGGGATTATGCCGCCATTGACCCGCAGGCGGTGTTCGGCGAGCCGGAGTATGCGGTGGCGCCTATGTTGTGGAACCGTCTGCAGGATCTTGACCCGGAGGCGCCCGAAGATGCCCTGCTGGCGCGGTTGGAAGGGCTCTGTGCAGCCGCCGGACTGGACCGGAGTGCGGCGGTGGACTGGAGCATCCTGCGCGAGGTCGCCAACGCCCTCGAGTATGTCCGGCTCGGATTGAGGGCAGATGCCGCCCGTTCCGTGTGGGTGGCCTCGGCGTTATCCGGCCGCCGCCATCCGGGCCTTCCGGCGGTTCGGGACCTGCCGGCGCCGTAG
- a CDS encoding DUF4439 domain-containing protein, translated as MKKPAERPVNQPGHTRTRSRAGAVLARAVLFIALTAVILSFGMVAGTPGARDAPRTFSETALTEARASARSLAAEARVLAEGASGRTAAELEGQVNVLREQAALLAGPGRDTGGGHRSSTEEPLFPSGATSEPAAGRQAVDSPDAETQAAERYLRQLAASARTSLHSAWRADAGTARLLASTGAAQQVLAERTADLYALDVPEAGPDAGLTGTSTAPAGAGTAASKALNGSDSSGKDCPDQAGSGTVAAAPQKVDAAAALNAVIDAELGTAYAYEVALAQDPQAGEYGAEWRRLAQAHEAGGTAAVPFLADVCLPVVAPVAAYRLDGDFLQDPAGSLPLLEERLPSVYADLVALSEGALRGWAISRLGTVSTDLYRDAEAVPAAPGLAAVPDDLPWN; from the coding sequence GTGAAAAAGCCTGCCGAACGCCCCGTGAACCAGCCGGGGCACACCCGTACCCGGTCCCGGGCGGGTGCCGTCCTGGCCCGCGCTGTGTTGTTTATCGCATTGACGGCCGTGATCCTCAGCTTCGGCATGGTGGCCGGGACCCCGGGCGCGCGGGATGCTCCCCGCACCTTCTCGGAGACCGCGCTCACCGAGGCCCGCGCCTCGGCCCGCAGCCTGGCCGCTGAAGCCCGGGTGCTGGCGGAGGGCGCGTCCGGCCGCACCGCGGCAGAGCTGGAAGGGCAGGTGAACGTACTGCGGGAACAGGCCGCTCTGCTGGCCGGTCCGGGCAGGGATACGGGCGGCGGACACCGGTCCAGTACCGAGGAACCCCTGTTTCCCTCCGGGGCCACCTCCGAACCGGCGGCGGGACGCCAGGCAGTGGATTCTCCGGACGCGGAAACACAGGCCGCCGAACGCTATCTCCGTCAGCTCGCAGCGTCGGCCCGGACCAGCCTGCATTCGGCCTGGCGGGCCGATGCCGGCACCGCACGCCTGCTTGCCTCCACCGGGGCAGCCCAGCAGGTCCTGGCTGAGCGGACGGCGGACCTATACGCCCTCGATGTCCCCGAGGCAGGCCCGGATGCCGGCCTCACCGGGACGTCCACCGCCCCGGCCGGCGCAGGGACTGCTGCTTCGAAGGCGTTGAACGGATCCGACAGTTCCGGGAAGGACTGTCCGGACCAGGCCGGGTCCGGCACCGTTGCGGCGGCACCGCAGAAGGTCGACGCCGCGGCAGCACTGAACGCGGTCATCGACGCGGAACTGGGCACCGCCTACGCCTATGAGGTGGCGCTGGCACAGGACCCGCAGGCGGGTGAATACGGCGCGGAATGGCGCCGGCTGGCCCAGGCCCATGAAGCGGGCGGGACGGCTGCGGTACCCTTCCTGGCCGATGTCTGCCTGCCCGTGGTCGCGCCGGTGGCAGCCTATCGCCTGGACGGGGATTTCCTGCAGGATCCCGCAGGTTCCCTGCCGCTGCTGGAAGAGCGTCTGCCCTCCGTCTACGCTGACCTGGTGGCGTTGTCCGAGGGCGCGCTGCGTGGCTGGGCCATCTCGCGGCTGGGCACTGTCTCCACGGACCTGTACCGTGATGCGGAAGCCGTTCCGGCCGCCCCGGGCCTGGCGGCAGTGCCCGATGATCTGCCGTGGAACTGA
- the rimP gene encoding ribosome maturation factor RimP: MAVRPNPKKDTSSDYRKNAMRAEVAAETQRLKTYLAPTVQMQGLFLEDIEIKMAGAHRTVHVVVDLPEDQSGGVSLDAISVAAQAVSDAMDNDPHDDGRPYSLEVSSPGVSRPLTEPRHWRRNVGRMVSVSASRGDDMMGRIVSVDDDGVTLIPEIPVKKGMKAKQGDPVHLPFANIRKGRVEVEFAHLEDDPAGEDAPDETTAEEA, encoded by the coding sequence ATGGCGGTTCGGCCCAACCCCAAAAAAGACACGTCATCGGATTATCGGAAGAATGCGATGCGTGCGGAAGTAGCCGCAGAGACGCAGCGGCTCAAGACTTACCTGGCTCCCACGGTTCAGATGCAGGGCCTTTTCCTCGAAGACATCGAAATCAAGATGGCCGGTGCCCACCGCACGGTCCATGTTGTGGTGGATCTTCCGGAGGACCAGTCAGGCGGCGTGAGCCTGGACGCGATTTCCGTAGCGGCGCAGGCCGTTTCAGACGCGATGGACAATGACCCCCACGACGACGGCCGGCCCTACAGCCTTGAGGTTTCGTCCCCCGGGGTCTCCCGGCCCCTGACCGAGCCGCGCCACTGGCGCCGGAATGTCGGACGCATGGTCTCGGTCTCCGCAAGCCGCGGGGACGACATGATGGGCCGCATAGTTTCCGTCGATGACGACGGCGTGACGTTAATACCGGAAATCCCGGTCAAAAAAGGGATGAAGGCCAAGCAGGGGGACCCGGTCCACCTGCCGTTTGCCAACATCCGCAAGGGGCGCGTTGAAGTTGAATTCGCCCACCTT